The stretch of DNA GGTGTATTGAGCAAATCTGAATTGGCAGGAGAGCGTATGTTTACAGCATTAGAAGCTAATGCAGTAGACAATCCTCAAGAAGATGAACATTCTTGTTTTGCTGATAATACCGATCGTGATATTATCACCAATGCACAAGGAATTAGCAATGTATTGTTGGGAACTTATGTTCGTCCTTCAGGTACAACGGTTGGAAATAGTGCTTACTCTATCGTAATGCTATTAACGGCTGTAGATGCTACCAAAGGAACTGAATTAACCACAGCAAACACGAAGGCAATGGGGAAAGTAAATGCCATTCCAGCGCCTTTTGATAAGACCGTAACAGAAGAAAACGTTAATGATAATGGTCCTGTTTTACAAGCAATAACAGCTTTGCAAGAACAAGGGGATAAGATTGCAGAGGCTGCAACTGCTTTGGGCTTGACCATAAGTACTGATTTGCCTGATTAATAATAGTTTAAATGTATTACGGAATTTTTCCAACTCAGCAGCCAAAATGGTTGCTGAGCTTTTTAATTTTAGTAAGTAACTAAGCGTTTTATACACTTGCTTATGAGTTAATGAATGATACTTATGAAAAAACAACTTCACTTTATTATAATAGCACTGATTATTACAATTAGTTTTTCCGCTTGCCAAAAAGAAACTATTTTATACGCCGAACAAGGAGAGCAGTATTCGGGAGGAGAAACGACTTTTTTTAATGCCTCTAGAAATGCATTTAGCTTTTCGGCTCCCAATTTAAAAGGCATGGAAGCCTTACAATTTACGACTGGAAATTCTTTTTTTAATCAAAGTTGGGTAACGGCTGTTGCATCTACTACAGGGCGTGATGGTTTGGGGCCTTTATTTAATGAAACGGCCTGTTCTGGTTGTCACTTTAAAGATGGGAGAGGCAGAACGCCTGAGTTTGGGGAAGTATTTGGACATGGTATGCTAATTCGATTGAGTATACCTGGAACCGATGCCAATGGTGGTCCTTTAGATGAACCAATTTATGGGGGGCAATTTAGCCCTGGCGCAATTAATGGCATTAATGGAGAGGGGAATTTTGAAATTCATTATGTCGAAGAAGTAGGAGCTTATGCAGATGGCACAACTTATTCTTTGCGTAAGCCAACTTATACCTTTCACGATTTAGCTTATGGAGCAATGGATAATAACGTTCTGATCTCACCTCGTGTTGCCAATCAAATGGTGGGTATGGGCTTGTTGGATGCCATTGAAATTTCTGCTATAGAGGCTTACATTGATGAGCAAGATTTAGATGCTGATGGAATTTCAGGAAAAGCCAATTATGTATACAATCAAGAAACTCACACAATGGACTTAGGTCGTTTTGGCTGGAAATCTGGACATCCTAATGTACGCCAACAGGTGGCTGGTGCTTTTGTTGGTGACATCGGTATTACTTCTTCTTTATTTAGAAATGAAAATCACACCAACCTACAACCCGATTGTCAGGCTGCTCCAAACGGAAACAATAGTGATGGTTATGAATTGGACGAACAAGTGTTGGATCGTGTAGAATTATATTCTAGCACCTTGGCGGTTCCTGGGCGTAGAGATTGGGATGACCAAGAAGTTTTGAAGGGCAAAGCTCTATTTCTACAAGCCAATTGCCAAAAATGCCATGTACAAAAATATACCACAGGCACACATCCTAAATTTAGTGCCTTGTCCAACCAAACCATTTATCCTTATACTGATTTATTGTTGCACGATATGGGAGAAGGGTTGGCAGATAACCGCCCCGAATTTTTAGCCAATGGGCAAGAATGGCGAACGGCTCCTTTGTGGGGGATTGGTTTGGTAGAAACGGTAAATGGGCACACAGAGTTTTTGCACGATGGGCGTGCTCGAAATCTAGAAGAGGCAATTCTGTGGCATGGTGGAGAAGGAGAAGCATCTAAGGAAGCTTTCCGCAAAATGTCAGCAGAGGAGCGCCAACAGCTCATTTTATTTGTAAAATCACTTTAAAAGATTGCTTATGTATAAATTAGTGCCAATAATGCTAGCCTTGTTTTTTGTAATCATGAATTTTGGCAGCTGCAAAAAACAACAAGATTTTGATAAACAACAGCTGTTAGAAGGTATCGTCAATGATTATGTATTGCCTAGTTATGAAGACTTGTTGGCAAAAAATCAAGCATTAGAAGTTGCTTGTAATCATTTTATTGGAAGTCCTACAGCTACAAGTTTGGTTGTGGTACAAGATGCTTGGAAATCGACCATGCGCAGTTGGTCGGCAGTAGAATTGCTTTATTTTGGACCTGGCAGAGAAGCCTATCGTTATCTCCAGTTGGATAATACACCAATTAGTGCCACTTATATTGAAAATGCAATTGCCGATACCGTGTTAATTGACTCTTCTTATATTGCAGGGAGAAGTTCTTATACAAAAGGCTTAGCGAGCATAGAATATCTTCTTTTTGATGCGAATAAGAACCAACAGGTTGTTTTGGATCAATATCAGACGGCTAATTTTAAGCTTAGGAGAGCCGCTTATCTGTTGGCTTGTATTAAAAATACCAAAGCGATTATAGCGCAAATCTATAAGCAATGGAAATCAGACTATGCACATCAAATTAGTATGGCTACTGATAATAGTACTCAGGGAGGAATTGGAAACTTTAGCAATGTATTGATTCACATGAGTCAAACAATGGCACGTAAAAAAATTGGCAAAGCCTTAGGAAAGGAAAGTGCGGATGGCTTGATTCATACGGAATATTTAGAAAGCCCTTATGCGCATTTTTCATGGGATATAATTCTATACAATTTGAAGGGCATCCAGCAGATTTTTGGCGATGAAAACAAAGGGATTGGAAGTTATTTAGCCTATTTGGTGAATGATGGAACGGCTACTACTGATATTACAACACAAATTCAAACCATCGAATCTTTAATAAATGCTAGAACGCTAACACTAGAAGAAGATTTATCCGCTAACACAGCAGAGGTTGAAGCTATTTACCAAGCAATAGGGGATTTGTATGAGCATTTAAATAATAATATCTCGACCTATTTTTCTATAACAATTCTAACCAATCCTGATGATGGCGATTGATTTGATGGATAATCTTCTCATATAATAATTTTATGCAAGGAAACCTGTTACTGATTGATATGAAAGAACATCGTTTAGCAGATCTTTTGGCAAATCCTATGTTCCAAGAGTAATAAAGATAAAATAGAAGGCTGCCAAGAATGTGAATTTAGATATCGTTGCTTTGATTATCGACCTGATGTAATGGGAACATCTATTAATTTATATCAAAAACCTAGTTGCGGTTATGACCCAAGAACAGCTTTATCAGGCTCTTGATTGGCAAAAAAAGATTTTGTCAAGTTAGCAAAAGTCTCTTATAACCAATTTATTGAGTTAGCATAAGAATTCTTGTTGCTTAGACTAGCGGATGGAGCAGAAAGTTTCCGAGATACTTTGTTGATTGTTACCAATTCCTTTTCTTTATCAGAAAGAGAAGGGTATTTGCTAAAAAAAGAAAAATGTGCTAATCATCAATAATTGGCATGTTGCACATACTAGAGACTATCCTTACAGAATACCGAACCCAACACGAATCCTAGAACGAATAATTCTAAAATGATGACAATACAACCAATTAATAATGAAGAGCAACTTAATAAAATAGCATCGTTATTAGAAGCTTCTTATGGAGAGGAAGTTGATTTGAAGGATGAGGTAGATTATTTTAAGGAGGTTAATCCTAACGATTGGTATTTGGCAATAATAGAAAATGAAACAGTTGGGTTTATTCGATATTTTCCTGTTGGTACAGGAAATTTAGTAGAATTAGAGTTATATGCAACGAACCAAATTATAAAAAAAAACTTGTTGTCCTATTTTGTTCAAGTGTGGGATAAATATACAAGAACTTCTATAAGAATTTGTCTTCAAGAAAAAGAAGCAGATTTGATTCCTTTCATGGTAGATTTATTATTTGAACAGAGTAAAACTTATCAAGAGTGGCATTATACGGATATAATTAAATTATCCGAGACTAAAGAATTAACAGTGCGTTTAGCTGTTGATCGTATTTCGGAACAAATTATTATCCAGAATTTATTGGAAGAATTTGGAGCAGCTAGCCCCAAAGTACTTGTTCGAAATATTCAAGATGAACAAATAACGGTATTGGTTTGGAAAGATAAAATAGTGGGCGTTTGTGTTGTCAGTGCGCATGAGATACAACGAGAGATTATTCAATTTGTGATAGCTCCCATGCATCGGAGAAAAGGATTCGGTAAGATATTCTTGGAACAAACAATGATGTTGTATAGAAAAACAATCCCCAAACTTCAATTTAAACTCCGTGTAAAAAAAGAAAATGAAGCTGCTATTAATTTGTATAAATCCATTGGTTTTTATCTAGTTTCGTCTGAATATTGGTTAACTCGTACAAAATAAAGATTATTTGATCTAAGATAAAAAAGCGAGCAGTCTTTTTAACAATCAACGGACTATGATTAAAAAAAAGACTGCTCGCAATATATTCGACTAGTTCAGCAAACTAGTTTCTGTTGTTGTGTTTTTTGTAACCACCTTTGTTGCCATTGCGATCTCCTCTATCTTGACGAGGTTTGCGAGGGCGCTCTACATAACCTTCAGGTTTGTCCATTAGGACTTTACGAGAAAGTTTGTATTTGCCAGTACGCTCATCAATCGCTAATAGTTTAACTTTTAGCACATCACCAACACTTACTGCATCTTCTACATTCTCAATTCTAGCCCAAGAAATCTCAGAAACGTGCAATAAGCCCTCTTTGCCAGGCATAAATTCAACAAAAGCACCATAAGGCATAATGCTAACTACTTTTGCATCATATTGTTCGCCTACTTCTGCTTCAGCAGCAATTCCTTTGATAATCGCCAAGGCTGCATCAACGGTTTCTTTGCCCACACCAGAAATAAAGACAATTCCTTTTTTGTTTTCTTCTTCAATGGTAATTGTAGCACCAGTATCTGCTTGGATACCTTGGATAATTTTACCACCAGGTCCGATAACTGCTCCAATTTTGTCACCAGGAATTTCGTAGCGAACAATGCGAGGAGCATGAGGTTTGAGGTCTTCGTTATGCGTAGGAATGGTATCGTTCATCAATCCAAGGATATGCAAACGACCTGCACGAGCTTGCTCTAATGCAGTAGCCAAAAGATCATAATCCAAACCATCAATTTTGATGTCCATCTGACAAGCACAGATACCATCTGAAGTACCCGTTACTTTAAAATCCATGTCTCCTAAGTGATCCTCATCACCCAAAATATCCGATAAAACAACAGCACGATCTCCGTCAGAAATCAATCCCATTGCGATTCCAGATACAGGAGCCTTGATTGGAACACCAGCATCCATTAAGGCCATAGAGCCAGAACAAACAGATGCCATAGAAGAAGAACCATTTGATTCTAATACATCAGATGTTACTCGTACCGTATAAGGATAATCCGCTGGGAAAACCATCTCTAAAGAACGACGAGCCAAATTACCATGCCCAACTTCTCTACGAGATACACCACCTACACGTTTCACTTCATTGGTACAGAAAGGAGGGAAGGTATAATGCAAGAAAAATTTATCATAACGTTGATCCATTGCCGTATCAACCATAGGCTGATCCAATTTGGAACCTAAGGTAACCGTAGCCAAAGCCTGAGTTTCACCTCTATTAAAAATAGAAGAACCATGAGGAGAAGGCAGTGAATTTACCTCACACCAAATTGGGCGAATTTGATCGGGTTGACGACCATCCAAACGAACCTTTTCAGCCATAACCATCTCACGGATGGTATTTTTCATGTTGTTGTAGAAGTATTCGCTAACAAATTTGTCATTTTCTGCCATATACTCTTCTCCATATTTCTCCAACAAGTTTTCTTTCAACTCATCTTTGATTAGAGAAAAGCCATCTTTACGCTCTTTTTTGCTAAGAGAACCTTTGGCAATAGCGTAAATTTTATCAGTAGTAGCCGCATTGATTTCAGCTTCCAATTCAGGATTAGAAGGTTGCTCTTCTGTAGCTCTATTTTCAGTAATACCTAAAGCAGCACGCAAGTCTAGTTGCAGTTGGCATTGCTCTTTGATCGCTTCATGACCAAATTTGATCGCCTCAATTAATTCTGCCTCAGAACATTGATCCGCCTCACCCTCAACCATTGCGATGTTGTCCATTGTACCACCTACAATAAAGTTCATATCAGCAGCTTCTAGAACCGTTCTAGTTGGGTTAACTACGAATTCTCCATCAATACGAGCTACACGTACTTCAGAAATAGGATTTTCGAAAGGAATTTCAGAAGCAACTAGGGCAGCAGAGGCCGCAAAAGCTGCATAAGCATCTGCCAAAATCTCTTTATCACCAGAGATCAAATACACAAAGATTTGTGTTTCGTTCATGTAACCATCAGGAAACATTGGGCGAATAACACGATCAATCAAGCGACAAATTAGGATTTCGCTATCCGACAAACGTGCTTCACGCTTAAAAAAGTTGCCAGGAATACGCCCAGCTGCCGAAAATTTTTCACGAAATTCAACAGTTAAAGGAAAAAAGCTTTGATCAGGCTTTGCTTCTAGTGCAGATACAGCGGTTGCTAGTAGCCACATATTTCCGTGGCGCAATACAACTGATCCGTCTGCTAAAGCAGCTAGTTTGCCACTTTCTAATGTAATTTCTTGTCCAGAAATTACTTTGGACACAGCTGTTGGTGTTTGTTTACCCATGTTGGTAAAATTTTAAGTTTTAAGTAATATTATCCATCATGATATGCCATTTACATATCACGTCATCCAAAAATGCGACAGCTTTTTTAATTACTGAAGCTTGGGGCTAAGCCCAATATGCGACCAATTCAATATTGGGCAGCACACTATTCTAAAAAAAGAAAGTGCTTCGGTTCCGAAGCACTTTCAAACTTTTTTATATTATTCTTATTTGTTCTTACCAAGAACATCTCTTATACCTAGCTCTTTAATAAGCTCACGATATTTTACAACATCTTTGCCAGCCAAATATCCCAAAAGAGAACGTCTGTGACCAACCATTTTCAACAAAGAACGTCTAGTAGAATGATCTTTGTGGTTTGCTTTTAGATGCTCGGAAAGATTTTGAATGCGAAAAGTAAGTAATGCAATTTGTCCTTCTGTAGAACCTGTATTTTTCGCAGAACCACCGTATTTTGTAAAAATTTCAGCAGTTTTTTCTTTTGTTAGGTAGACACCCATTTTTGTTTAATGTTTTGTATTGATTACTAATCAAGATATTCTAAATCATATTTTAGCTCTGCAAAAGTACGGTATTTTTTGATAAAAAAAACTTTTACTTTAGAAAAGTACAAATTTTATAATATATTTACCTTAAACCAATTGGGGCTAAGGCTTGTAAAATAAGTTATTTTAGCTAGTCTTGAGGCAGGGGAGGAAAGGCATATTGTATTTATCCTACCGTGTATTTCTATCTCTAACCAAGCAGGTTACCCACTATAAACAATCTATCGACCAAAGATAAAAGAACATGGCAAAACAACAAATTAAATCATTAGAGGATATTATCTCATTTAGAAATCAAACAAAAACCTTGGAAGAATGCGAGACAATGGTGCGTTATGCACAATCGCAGGGAAAAACAATCCCATCGCATATACTCAAGCAAATGTCGGATTTAAATGCTATTGCACATGAGTTAAACCATGAAATAAAAGCAGGAAATGTAGAGCAATTGGATCCTCGATCGCTCAATATGGCGCTAATTGGAGATTTGCATAGAGAATTGGCAAGAGTGATTGCACCAGCGACTCCTGCAACTGTGTTATTGATGGAGACCAATAAACGCAAAGGTCTATTTGGGTTGTTAGGTCCTGTTCCGTTGGTACGTCGGTTAAACATGATTACCATGTTTTGTTTGCTGACATTTTTGGGCTTGTTCTTTGCCAAGGAAGTTGATTCGATCAGTGTAAATGGTGATATTCTTTCTTACGAAGGGCTTGCTTTTGTTTACAATGAGTTGGTCATCATTTGTATGGCAGCCTTAGGGGCTTCCTTTTATGCTTTGTTTGAAGTTTATAAATACATTACTAAAAACTCTTACGATCCTAAATATGATTCTATCTATTGGATTCGATTTGTTTTGGGGATCGTTTCTGGTGTTATTTTGGCGCAATTTATTTTTGTATCGCCAGAAATATTG from Aureispira anguillae encodes:
- a CDS encoding di-heme oxidoreductase family protein codes for the protein MKKQLHFIIIALIITISFSACQKETILYAEQGEQYSGGETTFFNASRNAFSFSAPNLKGMEALQFTTGNSFFNQSWVTAVASTTGRDGLGPLFNETACSGCHFKDGRGRTPEFGEVFGHGMLIRLSIPGTDANGGPLDEPIYGGQFSPGAINGINGEGNFEIHYVEEVGAYADGTTYSLRKPTYTFHDLAYGAMDNNVLISPRVANQMVGMGLLDAIEISAIEAYIDEQDLDADGISGKANYVYNQETHTMDLGRFGWKSGHPNVRQQVAGAFVGDIGITSSLFRNENHTNLQPDCQAAPNGNNSDGYELDEQVLDRVELYSSTLAVPGRRDWDDQEVLKGKALFLQANCQKCHVQKYTTGTHPKFSALSNQTIYPYTDLLLHDMGEGLADNRPEFLANGQEWRTAPLWGIGLVETVNGHTEFLHDGRARNLEEAILWHGGEGEASKEAFRKMSAEERQQLILFVKSL
- a CDS encoding imelysin family protein — translated: MYKLVPIMLALFFVIMNFGSCKKQQDFDKQQLLEGIVNDYVLPSYEDLLAKNQALEVACNHFIGSPTATSLVVVQDAWKSTMRSWSAVELLYFGPGREAYRYLQLDNTPISATYIENAIADTVLIDSSYIAGRSSYTKGLASIEYLLFDANKNQQVVLDQYQTANFKLRRAAYLLACIKNTKAIIAQIYKQWKSDYAHQISMATDNSTQGGIGNFSNVLIHMSQTMARKKIGKALGKESADGLIHTEYLESPYAHFSWDIILYNLKGIQQIFGDENKGIGSYLAYLVNDGTATTDITTQIQTIESLINARTLTLEEDLSANTAEVEAIYQAIGDLYEHLNNNISTYFSITILTNPDDGD
- a CDS encoding GNAT family N-acetyltransferase, producing the protein MMTIQPINNEEQLNKIASLLEASYGEEVDLKDEVDYFKEVNPNDWYLAIIENETVGFIRYFPVGTGNLVELELYATNQIIKKNLLSYFVQVWDKYTRTSIRICLQEKEADLIPFMVDLLFEQSKTYQEWHYTDIIKLSETKELTVRLAVDRISEQIIIQNLLEEFGAASPKVLVRNIQDEQITVLVWKDKIVGVCVVSAHEIQREIIQFVIAPMHRRKGFGKIFLEQTMMLYRKTIPKLQFKLRVKKENEAAINLYKSIGFYLVSSEYWLTRTK
- the pnp gene encoding polyribonucleotide nucleotidyltransferase, translating into MGKQTPTAVSKVISGQEITLESGKLAALADGSVVLRHGNMWLLATAVSALEAKPDQSFFPLTVEFREKFSAAGRIPGNFFKREARLSDSEILICRLIDRVIRPMFPDGYMNETQIFVYLISGDKEILADAYAAFAASAALVASEIPFENPISEVRVARIDGEFVVNPTRTVLEAADMNFIVGGTMDNIAMVEGEADQCSEAELIEAIKFGHEAIKEQCQLQLDLRAALGITENRATEEQPSNPELEAEINAATTDKIYAIAKGSLSKKERKDGFSLIKDELKENLLEKYGEEYMAENDKFVSEYFYNNMKNTIREMVMAEKVRLDGRQPDQIRPIWCEVNSLPSPHGSSIFNRGETQALATVTLGSKLDQPMVDTAMDQRYDKFFLHYTFPPFCTNEVKRVGGVSRREVGHGNLARRSLEMVFPADYPYTVRVTSDVLESNGSSSMASVCSGSMALMDAGVPIKAPVSGIAMGLISDGDRAVVLSDILGDEDHLGDMDFKVTGTSDGICACQMDIKIDGLDYDLLATALEQARAGRLHILGLMNDTIPTHNEDLKPHAPRIVRYEIPGDKIGAVIGPGGKIIQGIQADTGATITIEEENKKGIVFISGVGKETVDAALAIIKGIAAEAEVGEQYDAKVVSIMPYGAFVEFMPGKEGLLHVSEISWARIENVEDAVSVGDVLKVKLLAIDERTGKYKLSRKVLMDKPEGYVERPRKPRQDRGDRNGNKGGYKKHNNRN
- the rpsO gene encoding 30S ribosomal protein S15, with the protein product MGVYLTKEKTAEIFTKYGGSAKNTGSTEGQIALLTFRIQNLSEHLKANHKDHSTRRSLLKMVGHRRSLLGYLAGKDVVKYRELIKELGIRDVLGKNK